A genomic region of Zalophus californianus isolate mZalCal1 chromosome 1, mZalCal1.pri.v2, whole genome shotgun sequence contains the following coding sequences:
- the C1H3orf62 gene encoding uncharacterized protein C3orf62 homolog isoform X2, translating into MCYVIKTWSLLGEMSEKLRRCRKELTAAIDRAFEGISHCQECSGRRRLELDAAPLPFPLPGPRLLGRRHPRAAAASAAPCIPVPCALENESPAFAPNHAPGNAKPHASCPKRKPLTSKENVLMHSSVLAAERPFWRAAGDGEKWRKDSLRKDMEKDLKIDSNMPLSNSSQEVTKDLLDMIDHTSIRTIEELAGKLEFENELNRVCGRCGDSPFREEAWALLVDESPPKALDSGSSGLKQAFDDHSIVETVLDLEEDYNLMTSFEYQIE; encoded by the exons ATGTGTTACGTAATAAAGACGTGGTCGCTTTTAGGGGAAATGTCTGAAAAACTGAGAAGATGCAGAAAGGAGCTGACTGCGGCCATTGACCGGGCCTTTGAAGGCATCAGTCATTGCCAGGAGTGCTCGGGCCGGCGGAGGTTGGAGCTGGACGCCGCGCcgctccccttccccctccctgggccccggCTGCTCGGCAGGAGGCACCCGCGGGCAGCCGCCGCCTCCGCGGCTCCTTGCATTCCAGTCCCGTGTGCTCTGGAGAACGAGAGCCCTGCCTTTGCTCCAAACCATGCCCCAGGGAATGCAAAGCCACATGCCTCATGCCCGAAAAGAAAACCTCTGACCAGTAAGGAAAACGTATTGATGCATTCCTCCGTTTTGGCAGCCGAAAGACCGTTTTGGAGAGCCGCAGGAGATGGGGagaagtggagaaaagacagcCTAAG GAAAGATATGGAGAAAGATTTGAAGATTGACTCAAACATGCCACTCAGCAATTCTAGCCAAGAGGTCACAAAGGATCTGCTTGATATGATCG aCCATACGAGCATCCGAACTATTGAAGAGTTGGCTGGGAAACTAGAATTTGAAAACGAGCTGAACCGCGTGTGTGGTCGCTGCGGAGATTCGCCCTTCAGGGAGGAAGCCTGGGCCTTGCTCGTGGACGAGAGCCCTCCGAAGGCCCTGGATAGCGGCTCCAGCGGCCTCAAGCAGGCTTTCGATGATCACAGTATCGTGGAGACTGTGCTGGACTTGGAAGAGGACTACAATTTGATGACCTCTTTTGAATACCAGATTGAGTAA
- the C1H3orf62 gene encoding uncharacterized protein C3orf62 homolog isoform X1, with protein sequence MSEKLRRCRKELTAAIDRAFEGISHCQECSGRRRLELDAAPLPFPLPGPRLLGRRHPRAAAASAAPCIPVPCALENESPAFAPNHAPGNAKPHASCPKRKPLTSKENVLMHSSVLAAERPFWRAAGDGEKWRKDSLRKDMEKDLKIDSNMPLSNSSQEVTKDLLDMIDHTSIRTIEELAGKLEFENELNRVCGRCGDSPFREEAWALLVDESPPKALDSGSSGLKQAFDDHSIVETVLDLEEDYNLMTSFEYQIE encoded by the exons ATGTCTGAAAAACTGAGAAGATGCAGAAAGGAGCTGACTGCGGCCATTGACCGGGCCTTTGAAGGCATCAGTCATTGCCAGGAGTGCTCGGGCCGGCGGAGGTTGGAGCTGGACGCCGCGCcgctccccttccccctccctgggccccggCTGCTCGGCAGGAGGCACCCGCGGGCAGCCGCCGCCTCCGCGGCTCCTTGCATTCCAGTCCCGTGTGCTCTGGAGAACGAGAGCCCTGCCTTTGCTCCAAACCATGCCCCAGGGAATGCAAAGCCACATGCCTCATGCCCGAAAAGAAAACCTCTGACCAGTAAGGAAAACGTATTGATGCATTCCTCCGTTTTGGCAGCCGAAAGACCGTTTTGGAGAGCCGCAGGAGATGGGGagaagtggagaaaagacagcCTAAG GAAAGATATGGAGAAAGATTTGAAGATTGACTCAAACATGCCACTCAGCAATTCTAGCCAAGAGGTCACAAAGGATCTGCTTGATATGATCG aCCATACGAGCATCCGAACTATTGAAGAGTTGGCTGGGAAACTAGAATTTGAAAACGAGCTGAACCGCGTGTGTGGTCGCTGCGGAGATTCGCCCTTCAGGGAGGAAGCCTGGGCCTTGCTCGTGGACGAGAGCCCTCCGAAGGCCCTGGATAGCGGCTCCAGCGGCCTCAAGCAGGCTTTCGATGATCACAGTATCGTGGAGACTGTGCTGGACTTGGAAGAGGACTACAATTTGATGACCTCTTTTGAATACCAGATTGAGTAA